In the genome of Impatiens glandulifera chromosome 6, dImpGla2.1, whole genome shotgun sequence, the window ttttgtgacatgaattttatatatagGTGATCAATCTACAATCGGAGATTTCGTGCTTGCAAGCCCATGTAGCCAGGCAGCCGCCACCTCAGCAACAACCGCCATCTTCTCTGTCCATGTTGGACTTCCCTTTTGCTGACGCTGGCACCTATGACATGTCACTACCTCTTTATGAGTTTGATCCAAATATTGGATCATCTCATCAGCAGGCCAATTCATGGGAAGCAAATCTGCAGCAATTCCATGATCATAACACTTTCGCCGGTGCTCCGGTGGGCGGCGGGGTTGGGGAAGAGTTTGCCAGGGAGTTATTGCTGAGGTATGGAAGATCTGCCCCAAGCATGCCACCATGGCCCTAATTCATAATTACTTTTGATAATCCCTAAACTATTAACTATGATAATTTGGCAAATATTTATTATCGTTCTTGAATggtaatttctttttcttttccggATTTTCAGTATTTTCTTCGTTGAATAAGAAAActctgtaatttatttatttatctaagtttaaaaaattcatatggTCTGATTGTTACATGTCATTTTacatttgagttttaaaattttgtatctATATGTTCCGATGTTTTTGTGCATTTTCCTTATTATATTGTTCTATATGAATACTCATTCATTGAGAATATGAGTggtttaaaaaattgtataggTATATTTTGAAGCAACAACTTTTTTGGCATTGACAGATATtattgtttttctatttaaaaatttaactttataaaagtaaaataaaataaaagatataattatatttttttaattaataaattaactaatggTTGAAATAtagattatttgattatattttttttaataaaaaactacccaaaaaaattataaataattaatgtttaattacaacattaattttaattttttttcctattaCTCCACTTTACAAAAATAAGAACTCTACCAACCCTctttaatctaaaaaaacacatttataAATTCAAGATGTTTAGAGAGAGCATTATTTATGAGCTTCTAACTATAATATCATGATTAAAAAAGAAttgataaaattttcattttatgtttGGAGACTCATTATATATGGTTGCCCTCCAAAATGGTAGGTATATAATTTATCATGAATTAATTAATCACTAAAACTAGAAACAAATCAAAACTATAATTATGTCAAatcttctaaaaatatattttggtatAATTACACGGGGAATCTCGGAGTATTTGAAGAACTATTAAAAAAGAATTTGTggtcacaaaattaaaatatattaatactaatcataattttaacaaaatatataattaagatatatacttataaaaaattcataatatatataaaaatattaatataattgtgataaaaatatattaatttatttataatatatatttattaattaattaaatgcttttgataaatttgaaaattttagagtCTTTATAAGTGGGGATATGTAATGCCTTACCCTTTGTACTAGTCTATTACATCgtgatattatttatatgtatgtttggtgtaggaaaaaaatgattttgaaatttgtatgaattCATGTTggtttggtttatttttttgtgaaataattgttttgtttgCTTAGATTATTggtcattttttataataacctATTATACAAATGtgtatataaatgtttttgatATTATCTTTAACGTTAATACGTTTCTTTGacttatttttagttaatataataatatttttattttattatttcttttatctatGATGAgataatcatattattaattaaagatttttttaaaattaatttaaaaaataaaatcacgttaagacaaaataacaaatattatattagattacgataatattcaaattcaaaaagTGAAGTCATACGTTtctctcttatatattttattttttattttagaattataattaattttttaaaataaactaacacaatattgatattattcaaccttaataaatcatttttttacctttcatatattaataatattatatataaacaagcaATGATATTAGTAGAAATTTTTGTTAAATAGTAtgctttttatttgattaaaatttttaatacatttttttttcctaatttgtTTATTGAATAAAGTTGTTAAGCAAATTCAACacttcatttatttatcaaagtttgaaaattttatttattttgattgtacTGTGCTATTGTACTTGTAATGTGTCACTCCGATAAAATTAATactataattgaattattggtAACACAAGtgaaaatttttttaaaaaaaatagttagggTTTTGAAAAGTAATATCGACATGTTTAGAAGTTTTGTGCATTTTTCTTACAACGGTAGTTATCATCCTTTCCTTccaaattctaatttatttataatatgagCACACTTTTGAATGATCTCAGTGCTTTCTGTATTAGTGTCTTTAGTATACGATGATGTTAGGGGTGAACTTTTGAATTAATTCGAATAATAAAACTTGTATATAgatcattataaattaaaaaaaaaaaacatttgatctaTGTTAGAGGTATGATATAAGATATATATCCAAATCATTAAATCAATAtgattcattttcaaaatatattaattaatcttatgaataatatatgttttttcaaatttatcaacTTAATTTGTACgtttattgtttaataaaaaatttagtatGAAATTGGTATTatatttgtgttattttattggattttttttaattagcttAAAGCATGTTAGAATAtgaattattagatatatagaATTATGGGTCAATCTATAAAggtttaaaataagataaattctCAATAATCATTCctattctttcttcttttccgATGCACCTTaatccatttataaaatattataatcatttataagtATTTAGTTGCATATAAATGTAggatttcttctctttttcacTATTACCAAATTctcaattttagttttataataaaatgataataactttattttgaaaatgactaTTTGacgaaaaatcattttataaacataaattatactACGacacaattattaaaattaagttttaaaattttacgattttataagTGTTTTCTGATTTAGACAAACTCTTAAACTAGTTacatttttatgattttaaattttaaaaaatatatttattgaaataaatgaattaatgtaattaattttaaaaatataatttccttataatttcatttacttaattatataaaattttaaattatcaatgtataaaacttattaattatatatatatatatatataataataataataataataataataataataataataatatatagctaatatttgttttaaagtaAACTTTACCATTACCATTTGAAGtaacttttaattttacaaatttatcatTAACCAACTATTTTAAGTCTGGACTTATAGTTACTTGAtttgaacattacaaaataacGGTTGCCTAAGTAGGATAATCTACAATCAAGTTATCAAACActtaaatgtgttttttttaaattatattttttttactagtcaTTATCTAGActatcaatttaattattttctaggCAGGTTTGAGTTTATGGATTATATAATCTCATGGGCTTGTAAGAACATAAGGCCCATTAaggctcattttttttaagcttcattcttcattttgcctctaattttaataaacttaatcattatatatatttttttaattctaaaacaGTTTATTTCacacgattaaaaataaataaataattaattcaaaaatgatTTCGGtggaattataaaataattaaaattcagaatattttcaaataaaacaaaaaccttaccataaatcaataaatacataaataggttaaatgaaatatatgattattaagaATTGTTTTGCATGTcgaaataaaattgaaaaacaatattGATTGAACTGTGACTGACTACCATTGTATCCGGAGAACGGTCGCAACTCACCCGAACCTAAGTCCAACCTCCACACGGAAAGCCAAGCCACAAGACAACACGCACCACGAACTAGACCCAAGCGCGTTGCGTGTAAAGGGTGACACGCTTAGAGAAAATCAAACATCACTCATCGCCATCGCAGGTTCACGTTGGAGGAACGCCTAAAAAGACAAAAATCGGCGTCATTTTAGCCCTAGTTACATGGGCTCATTTGAAAAACTACATAAATCATCTCAATTGTTATTGAACCAAATGAGTTGATTCAAATAGGAAAATGATCCATGATCATGATTTTTTCCCTACGTTCAATGCCATCTACTAAAAATTGAAACCGACACTCAATGTGTTCGAGGTCGTGTTGCCTATAAAAGCTTCATATCATGACTTTTGTAAAGGAGGAGAGGAAAAACGGAGAAGAAAGACAACTTCAAAAAAAAACCGCCTTGATAGATACATTTTCTAAATGGATGACAACAGGCTCATCGAGAGACTCTTCGAGATCGGTcgtagaaaaaattataaattataaaccacTGTGAACGGTCCTTACCAATAATTTTTCATATCTTGCCTAATGCcaagaaaatgagaaaatgagaaGTCCAATAGAATGAGAACACTACTAATTCTAAAGAGAGAatgaacataaattattaaattctttttttaaaaatataacatttaaaatttaccTCTCAATTTAGTTTGGTGTAATCAATCAGAAATAacctaaaataattatacaGTCTAGGTCTTGTTTGTGTTTGAGTTTAGTTCTAATCAAAATCATACttttcttatcatttttatttatttatttatttgcaaaaatattaatattgaaattactctacaataattataaaaatttacataAGTAACTACTAGAGGACTTTTGAgctaattaattgtatttttttacttatttatttattttgaatcatgttttaatgttatgtttttgtcgttgtatacttaaataattttatatttttatttgggtaGACACCCAATTTTTGCCccgaatttataattttaaaataatttcgaaacaacaattttgttttatttttaaaacaacttattgcatgagattaaaataaataattagtttaggaATCGAtctaattctaaaataattaaaatatgggtatcttcaaataaaatcaaaaacataCAAAGAAATCAATAAATACATAATAGGTTCAATGAAATATAtgcttattaattaatataaattaagtttattttgcaggttgaaataaaatttaaaaaaatgttgatcgAAGGTGACCAGCGACCGTCGTGTACGGCCACCGGACAACCGTAGCTAGCGAACTACAGATATCCAGTCCGAATAGAGAAAAACCATGGGCTCAACTCACACATAGAAAGTCAAGCCACAAGCCAATGCACACAGAAACAAGACCCAAGCGCGTTGCACGTGAAGGGTCAACCATCACCAATCACCATCACAAAACCGTGTTTGGAGGATACAAAATTGGTGTCATTTTAGCCCTAGATGCATGGGCTCATTTGAAAATTGTTGAAATCATATATCATTGGTTATCAAATGAGTTAATTTAAAAGGGAAAAATATCTCATGACGCTTAGATCATTTTCCTTACGCTCTCATAGACTCTAGTGGCCATAAGCAATGAATTGCGACTAAGAAGTGAAATATCATTAGTGAATTTCGTCTACGCTTTGCGTCCCTGGCGTCCCGAGTCTTTCGCGTTAACCTTCCGTCTAGGCTTCCGTTTGGCCTTGCTCATTGCGCGCCTGAGCTAAGCATGATATAGAGACGGTTTGATTTAGACCAAACGACTTTGGTCATGTTTGACATTCCcctcactacaacaaaacatactttcagcgacccttatatgtcaacccatattaagcttgggtaaaaattaaaagaaaaaaacttttgtcaacctttatatctataccaccacctttattttttttatataccaactttgtaactttgttaaaaccttatattttaaatattctaaattttaataatttttatgttttatttttaagctttgtaaatatattttttttaattttttaatttttttaaaattaaaattgacttaaaattttgttaacattaaaatttaattaatattttttatataacaaaatttttaaactttttatagtattattaatatatgtcttttatttaattattatttaaatttaattaaattaaaagtaaaatatgagagagttcatcagtttctgaagtgttaatatgacatttatcccacatcggagaaaaaaagaagtttttggtatataaaatatgagagagttcattagtttttgaagtgtttttaaggttataatgtGTTGGAATATGGGTTCACCCTAAAGGTTTAAGTTTATGttcatctaaaataaaatagacttttagcgacgttttttaattttgccaacgcttaaataagcgtcgttaAAACTTTCGCCTTTCGGCAACGCTTGTATCGACGCTTGtaccaacgcttaaataagcgtggtaaaaacttgcgcccaccctgcttctggcgacgcaagaataagtgtcgataatgtttttggcgacgcttttaaaggttggcagaagtctttttaagcgtcgccgaaagtcatttttgttgtagtgcctcgtcagttaatatatatatatatatatatataatataatatatatatataatatatatatatttatttatttttacctacaaaataaattaataaacataacatttatttttgccTATTCTGTtctatttattgatttatttttatattttagagttttatttttattttagaatttaattggctacaacattttttctcaaataattatttaatttatgctcttaatttaattattttgtgataaattaatacaacattttcctaaataattattaaatatatttttgtcgttttaaattaattattttgggataAACGAATACaacattttcttaaataattatttatttttttattggccgctaaattaattattttgagataaatgaatacaacattttcccttaataattatttgatttatttttggccattaaattaattatttggaatAATTGAATACaacatgttttttaaataattattaaatttatttttggcctttgaattaattacatttaaataaatgaatattacattttttaaatataatattatttaatttaaaggcctttgaattaattattttggaataaaTGAATAAGacatatttcataaataattatttaatttattttaaaccccTTTTCGAGTCTTATAATATtaggaaaattattttaaggacTCGgaattatttgagaattttctataaatttggtaaattaattttcttttaaaacgtTGGGTTCCGCAACTCTTTTGGAATCTCCGCgagttaattattttctcgTCTCAAGAGTTCAAACTCAGTACCTAATTGAGACTGAGTAAATCAAATTTTAGTATATACCCGTTCTAAAGCGACAAGATATAAGTGGTTAGTGCATAGatcaagattaaaaataattcgaCTTTTTGTTAGTGAGGCTCGTTTTGTGTATGATCTTTAGTTTAATCTCCATGACCACCAAGTTGTgattatagttttttatttcatttaaagaaGAAGTTTTTTGTTTGCCATTTTTGtggttatttttgtttttgttttattttgttgaaaaactttttgaaataattattaaaatatataatttttaaaatctaaactttataaaaaaaaaaatattagaatactaatttttgaaatatagatgatgtgaatattttttttatgacaaaattctaaaatatcaaagATAAATAGTATTTAATTACAACCAATtactcaattttctttttctatcatTTCACTTTACAAGAAAAAGAACTTTACCAACCTTTGCCAATCTAAAAAAACACACATATAAGATAATCATTATTCATCCTAAGtttttacccaaaaaaaaaaaactccaacTTCTCTTAggaaaaaataaacaatgagCACCGAGACCAATTCTAGCGCCAGAATCATTATCAGACCATGCGGAG includes:
- the LOC124943891 gene encoding LOB domain-containing protein 30-like, encoding MSIKANSRTRIRACGACKFLRKKCLEDCIFAPYFDSGEGIVNFAAVHKIFGASNVTKLLTNVPIHKRPDTVFTLNYEAHARLRDPIYGCMSEIRDLQNQVINLQSEISCLQAHVARQPPPQQQPPSSLSMLDFPFADAGTYDMSLPLYEFDPNIGSSHQQANSWEANLQQFHDHNTFAGAPVGGGVGEEFARELLLRYGRSAPSMPPWP